One Lacticaseibacillus rhamnosus genomic window carries:
- a CDS encoding DUF1093 domain-containing protein, with amino-acid sequence MKKVVGIVGVLVLIVIGFFGYQYWNSTYNGVDAYAVVIEGKKVASKNEDGSLYKVNGKQYYTYEYELKWVTKNGQTRNLGYSSEESANPKALTPGSYVKAKVAQKRVLTTPQPVSEQALPQTVKAKLK; translated from the coding sequence ATGAAAAAAGTGGTTGGTATAGTTGGCGTACTCGTACTTATTGTTATTGGCTTTTTCGGCTATCAATATTGGAATAGTACGTACAATGGTGTTGATGCTTATGCGGTGGTAATTGAAGGTAAAAAAGTGGCCTCGAAAAATGAAGATGGCTCACTTTACAAGGTCAATGGGAAGCAATACTACACATATGAATACGAATTAAAATGGGTGACGAAGAATGGTCAGACTCGGAACTTAGGCTATTCATCTGAAGAATCAGCTAATCCCAAGGCGTTAACACCTGGCAGTTACGTGAAAGCCAAGGTGGCACAAAAACGGGTACTGACCACACCTCAACCGGTTTCGGAGCAGGCACTTCCGCAAACAGTTAAGGCAAAATTAAAATAG
- a CDS encoding glycosyltransferase family 4 protein, with product MIFFINSSFNQSNSGIEHAQLKRAGLFRDHGEPFKMIFREWNPRLHDYLQANGVSDDETLGMFDYFQAAEEVPTKILHAEDIDFGLDQLSYQKEPEQFRYLVLRGQQFVARINYYRDDPTERVSSVEQFDAFGNLYRVDFYDFRGFLSLSQWYTPDNKVGTEVWYKVDGRPVLETFNKYDAKQTFTKTGWRLTEDNGAVYLFSNIDELTVHFYNRLNEQYWNNKRANIFIVDRSHLGDWQLLHLRRPAYTVLHLHNSHAGDAQDPMHSVMNNFYEYGLIHANDYDAIISATEKQTRDVRARFQPKSKLFTIPVGVIPDEQFARPKIAMADRQQGKVIVTARVAPEKRIDHIIEAIGIAKKEVPNISLDVYGYVDHRDNDEAMTKINAAIEKYQLQDVIKLHDYVKDVGAVQREGQVYALASVMEGFNLSLMEAISNGLVGVTYDVNYGPNELIVDGENGFVVPFDDIKAMAAKFVDLFKHPDKLQQMSDRSYELSDRYSEANVWHAWEALLEDAKKKPLPFTEEISSGIGDQRVKDNA from the coding sequence ATGATATTTTTTATTAATTCCAGTTTTAATCAAAGCAACTCGGGAATTGAACATGCCCAGTTGAAACGGGCTGGGTTATTTCGTGATCACGGTGAACCGTTTAAAATGATTTTTCGTGAGTGGAACCCACGACTGCACGATTATTTACAGGCAAACGGTGTCAGCGATGACGAAACTTTAGGGATGTTTGACTATTTCCAAGCTGCTGAAGAAGTGCCAACCAAGATTTTGCATGCCGAGGATATTGACTTTGGCTTGGATCAGCTTAGTTACCAAAAAGAACCGGAACAATTTCGCTATCTTGTGCTGCGTGGTCAACAATTTGTGGCAAGAATTAATTATTATCGTGATGATCCAACTGAACGGGTCAGTTCGGTTGAGCAATTCGATGCTTTCGGCAATCTGTACCGGGTTGATTTTTACGATTTTCGCGGTTTCTTGTCCTTGTCGCAATGGTATACACCTGATAATAAAGTCGGCACGGAGGTCTGGTATAAGGTTGACGGGCGGCCGGTGCTTGAAACCTTTAACAAGTATGATGCCAAACAGACTTTTACTAAAACCGGCTGGCGGCTGACCGAAGACAATGGAGCGGTGTATCTCTTTTCGAATATCGACGAGTTGACAGTTCATTTTTATAATCGTTTGAATGAGCAATATTGGAACAATAAACGCGCCAATATCTTTATTGTTGATCGATCGCATCTTGGTGACTGGCAACTGCTGCACTTGAGGCGTCCGGCTTATACTGTCTTGCATTTACACAATTCACATGCAGGTGACGCGCAAGATCCGATGCACTCGGTCATGAATAATTTTTATGAGTATGGCTTGATTCACGCTAATGATTATGATGCGATTATTTCCGCCACAGAAAAGCAAACACGAGACGTTCGTGCACGCTTCCAACCTAAGAGTAAACTCTTCACAATTCCGGTCGGTGTCATTCCGGATGAACAGTTTGCACGTCCAAAAATTGCCATGGCGGATCGGCAGCAAGGTAAAGTAATTGTCACGGCCCGGGTTGCACCGGAAAAGCGAATTGATCATATTATCGAAGCGATTGGCATTGCTAAAAAAGAGGTGCCTAATATCTCATTAGATGTTTATGGGTACGTCGATCACCGCGACAATGATGAGGCAATGACCAAGATCAATGCCGCCATTGAAAAGTATCAGCTGCAAGACGTGATTAAACTGCATGATTATGTAAAGGATGTTGGCGCGGTGCAACGCGAAGGACAAGTGTATGCGCTGGCGTCGGTGATGGAAGGCTTTAACTTGTCGTTGATGGAAGCGATCAGCAATGGGCTCGTTGGCGTCACTTATGATGTGAACTATGGCCCTAATGAGCTAATTGTTGATGGTGAAAATGGCTTTGTTGTGCCATTTGATGATATCAAGGCCATGGCGGCTAAGTTTGTCGACTTATTCAAGCATCCTGATAAGCTGCAGCAGATGTCAGATCGCTCTTATGAACTGTCAGATCGTTATTCTGAAGCAAACGTTTGGCACGCATGGGAAGCGTTGTTAGAAGATGCAAAAAAGAAGCCCCTGCCATTCACTGAAGAAATCAGTAGTGGTATCGGTGATCAGCGGGTGAAAGATAACGCATAA
- a CDS encoding glycosyltransferase, which produces MNYFVNENIFSMNSGTEFSAAQRLRLFKDHDVPAKILTRNYNPLLIDDLKRVKLTQSDVLNMYDYFQEATFVEPRDIDIRYTEVIDKFDYHIVGVDANESQIVHHGKVVGKALVAPATVGLVGSLEYYNDMNATVAKDVWDRRGFKSSTQYFHPDGQLGPQIFYNPEGAPKLEIVRMNVNGTLMNTMYQLLDYKGRAWRFNSESELFVFFMNEVVAAEPSVLINDRPSLINEVAAVTGANAKWQYLHSVHTHNPEQVGGSRNYVDYLKPLFATHANDFDGIMVATDEQKQEIEKFFHFKHVMVVPDSFAEAHDLVPIESRDRNKIVYLGRISPEKEPQEAIKIFAKARKKLPDLHLDFYGYVSDEATNESMVAYSKELGVDTAIHYHGYQSEDELAKALGTAAAMLSVSSSEAFGMNILQALSYGVPVIGYNVKYGPKLLVENGVNGYLVPTGESKAAADSLVKLLTSTEAGHTWPEMVQAAYRQSQTFSADAAWKQWEAQLSTVPNLFLRLDRSAER; this is translated from the coding sequence GTGAACTATTTTGTGAATGAAAACATTTTTTCAATGAACTCAGGAACCGAGTTTTCAGCAGCGCAACGATTACGACTTTTCAAAGATCATGATGTACCTGCTAAAATTTTGACGCGCAACTATAATCCGTTGTTAATTGACGATTTAAAACGCGTTAAATTAACCCAGTCAGATGTTTTGAACATGTATGATTATTTTCAGGAAGCGACTTTTGTAGAACCGCGTGATATTGATATTCGCTATACCGAAGTAATTGATAAGTTTGATTATCATATCGTTGGGGTTGATGCTAATGAATCCCAGATTGTTCATCATGGCAAAGTCGTAGGCAAGGCGTTGGTAGCGCCAGCGACAGTCGGTTTGGTGGGTTCATTGGAGTATTACAATGACATGAACGCAACCGTGGCTAAAGATGTTTGGGATCGGCGTGGCTTTAAATCGTCAACGCAGTATTTTCATCCTGATGGCCAGCTCGGACCACAGATTTTTTATAATCCAGAAGGTGCTCCTAAGCTTGAGATTGTCCGGATGAATGTGAATGGGACGCTCATGAATACCATGTATCAGCTGCTTGATTATAAAGGCCGAGCATGGCGGTTCAATTCGGAAAGTGAGCTCTTTGTTTTCTTCATGAATGAAGTCGTGGCTGCCGAGCCAAGTGTGTTAATAAATGACCGCCCATCGTTGATTAATGAGGTGGCCGCAGTGACGGGCGCTAATGCTAAGTGGCAATACCTGCACAGCGTTCATACTCACAATCCGGAACAAGTCGGTGGTTCAAGAAACTATGTCGATTATCTGAAGCCGCTGTTTGCCACGCACGCCAATGATTTTGACGGGATTATGGTGGCCACTGACGAGCAAAAGCAAGAAATTGAAAAATTCTTCCACTTTAAACATGTCATGGTGGTGCCTGACAGTTTTGCAGAAGCACATGATTTAGTGCCGATTGAAAGTCGTGATCGCAATAAAATTGTCTATCTCGGCCGCATCTCACCGGAAAAAGAGCCACAAGAAGCCATTAAAATATTTGCCAAAGCACGTAAAAAGCTTCCGGATTTGCATCTGGATTTTTATGGTTACGTCTCTGACGAAGCAACAAATGAAAGCATGGTTGCGTATAGTAAGGAACTTGGTGTCGATACCGCGATCCATTATCATGGTTATCAATCAGAAGACGAACTCGCTAAAGCGCTTGGAACCGCCGCCGCGATGTTGAGTGTCTCATCATCTGAGGCGTTTGGCATGAATATTCTTCAGGCATTGAGCTATGGCGTACCGGTCATCGGATACAACGTAAAATATGGGCCTAAACTGTTGGTTGAAAATGGTGTCAATGGTTACCTGGTACCAACAGGTGAAAGTAAAGCTGCTGCCGACAGTCTGGTGAAATTGTTGACGAGCACGGAAGCAGGACACACGTGGCCGGAAATGGTTCAAGCAGCTTATCGACAATCACAAACATTTAGTGCCGATGCTGCCTGGAAACAATGGGAAGCGCAACTTAGCACCGTCCCAAATCTTTTTCTTCGCTTAGATAGGAGTGCCGAACGATGA
- the spcA gene encoding surface-docked cell-binding protein SpcA — protein MMSRQKQLQSALLGRHGKFKTAKVRGKWMMASEVVLSFSVLVAFSSLHPVTASTTANEEQPATHTATSSVASDRASPDITSVASGSKDSSPPANSFEANGAQQKTVQPLETMKTATANNPEAEAKEPVSGDQNEKHDLTAADPNTNQSPSIATAPVTIAQKSSWTPEENFLNANDSNGQAVPIDAIQVIGTVHPAIVGTYFVQYAFTDAPTGKDVAQFSSVTVTNQASAIDERQIGGDVLPPTPSETVAAIKTKDTLLAKKSSWTPDINFVSATNSDGASVQLEDISITGTVNPAYEGTYFIRFSFMDPKLKQLIANMARVTVVSSLTSKPNPDASGMLKVKNLSSFFPSTSNYPSAKNVYLLDDPNFKPDEAEIVSYFHQYVNELRALNGQSALTLSERDTSRAQQRVRAIVEDFNHEAVSHATENIGTNTGITDHMRSNQEIAYYMVMAWYDETDNPEPLGNGHYGHRANLIYGGPSMGVSFYRPPAGSAEFSDYYAFEAPIYTDLGLYLKAKAMANSLTNPTSIPLPNISFVYVNASLLAELRSYLNASPLGQLDATAKSNAKPSLSIA, from the coding sequence ATGATGAGTAGGCAGAAACAGTTGCAGTCCGCGTTGTTGGGCCGCCATGGCAAATTCAAGACAGCTAAAGTTCGCGGAAAATGGATGATGGCATCAGAGGTTGTTTTGTCTTTTTCTGTTTTGGTCGCATTTAGCTCACTACATCCTGTGACTGCCTCCACAACGGCTAATGAAGAGCAGCCAGCAACCCATACAGCCACAAGTTCAGTTGCATCGGATCGTGCTTCTCCCGACATCACCTCAGTAGCTTCCGGCAGCAAAGATTCATCACCACCGGCTAATAGCTTCGAAGCTAACGGCGCCCAGCAAAAAACGGTTCAGCCCTTGGAAACCATGAAGACGGCGACTGCGAATAACCCAGAGGCGGAAGCCAAGGAACCGGTGTCAGGTGATCAAAATGAAAAGCACGATTTAACTGCGGCTGACCCAAATACGAATCAGTCGCCCAGTATCGCAACAGCACCCGTTACCATCGCCCAAAAATCTTCTTGGACACCGGAAGAAAATTTTCTGAATGCCAATGACTCGAACGGACAGGCAGTACCAATCGATGCTATTCAAGTCATCGGAACCGTTCATCCAGCGATCGTAGGTACCTATTTCGTTCAGTATGCTTTTACTGATGCCCCAACCGGCAAAGATGTGGCGCAATTTTCTTCTGTCACCGTGACCAATCAAGCTAGTGCAATTGATGAACGGCAGATAGGCGGGGACGTCTTGCCGCCAACACCTTCAGAAACAGTGGCTGCAATCAAGACAAAAGACACTTTGTTAGCTAAAAAATCATCATGGACACCGGACATCAATTTTGTGAGTGCTACTAATAGCGATGGTGCGTCGGTTCAGCTCGAAGATATTTCGATAACAGGTACGGTTAATCCGGCTTATGAGGGAACTTATTTCATCCGCTTTAGTTTTATGGATCCAAAACTGAAACAGCTGATTGCAAACATGGCGAGGGTAACGGTTGTCAGTAGTCTGACCTCGAAACCGAATCCGGATGCTTCGGGGATGTTAAAGGTGAAAAATCTATCCTCTTTTTTCCCGTCAACATCCAATTATCCAAGCGCTAAAAATGTGTATCTGCTGGATGATCCGAACTTCAAACCGGATGAGGCTGAGATTGTCAGCTACTTTCATCAATATGTCAATGAATTGCGGGCTTTGAACGGACAGTCGGCGTTGACACTTTCGGAACGCGATACAAGTCGGGCACAACAACGCGTGCGGGCGATTGTTGAAGATTTTAATCATGAAGCCGTTAGTCACGCAACGGAGAACATCGGTACGAACACTGGCATTACGGATCATATGCGGTCTAATCAGGAGATCGCATATTACATGGTGATGGCCTGGTATGACGAGACCGATAACCCGGAGCCGCTTGGTAACGGACATTATGGGCATCGGGCGAATTTAATTTATGGCGGGCCGTCAATGGGCGTGAGTTTTTACCGTCCCCCTGCAGGTAGCGCTGAGTTTAGCGATTATTATGCCTTTGAAGCGCCTATTTACACCGACTTAGGCCTTTACCTTAAAGCAAAAGCAATGGCCAACTCGTTAACGAATCCTACCAGTATACCGCTACCTAATATTTCTTTTGTGTATGTCAATGCATCTTTGCTAGCCGAACTCCGCAGCTATCTGAATGCATCACCTTTGGGACAACTTGATGCGACTGCGAAAAGTAATGCGAAACCCAGCTTATCAATAGCATAG
- a CDS encoding NAD(P)H-dependent oxidoreductase has protein sequence MSKFAIVYCHPYDKSFNHAILLAVCQNLSNRAIGYTILDLYHDGFQPTYDQEELSLFHSGQTHDPLVKKYLNTLKEVDGLIIVTPVWWNDIPAMLKGFIDKVMKEGPGLSHVVTKRGVKGLLTNLKHVYVLTTSTSPTFYLRLFCGNALQGVFIKHTLRQLGIRRAHWQNFGNITHSSLKQRQKYLEYVTEETIKY, from the coding sequence ATGTCAAAATTTGCAATTGTTTACTGTCATCCATATGACAAAAGTTTCAACCACGCGATTTTGCTGGCAGTTTGTCAAAACTTATCGAATCGCGCTATTGGTTATACGATTCTAGATTTATACCATGACGGATTTCAGCCAACTTATGATCAAGAAGAACTAAGCTTATTTCATTCTGGGCAGACACACGATCCTCTCGTTAAAAAGTATTTGAATACCTTAAAGGAAGTCGATGGCCTTATCATTGTGACGCCAGTTTGGTGGAACGATATACCCGCGATGCTAAAAGGCTTTATCGATAAAGTTATGAAGGAAGGTCCGGGGTTAAGTCATGTGGTTACTAAGCGTGGTGTTAAGGGATTGCTCACCAATCTGAAGCATGTTTATGTACTAACAACGTCAACCTCGCCAACTTTTTACTTGCGCCTTTTTTGTGGCAATGCTTTGCAAGGGGTTTTTATAAAACATACTTTGAGACAACTCGGAATCAGGCGTGCTCATTGGCAGAACTTTGGTAATATCACGCATTCATCGCTAAAACAGCGCCAGAAATACTTGGAATACGTGACTGAGGAGACGATTAAATATTGA
- a CDS encoding Gfo/Idh/MocA family protein, whose product MLKYGIIGGNENALEFIDAADISEKWQLTAAFTETAREMAAIREKHPETVFFSDLNAFFKSPNFTTVFISSSSPNMRHFPQIKQAILAGKNVIVQPPALTNPTEFKEVEQLLRTHPEVHFFEAAYPLHMPNFQNILTAVRKLPAIQGATFTAMQEFPGYDDVLAGKRLQGFTPESAGGALQMLGLYPLYAAFSLFGHPSNGNYFATAINTGADGLGTIFLTYPAFNITIHIGITTDSFMPSEIYGLREKIVIDNITELRLINHYDADRQNHLLNTITYENRLTGEALAFAEILETPNDPQNRLRYQTWLELARDVNTTLFHLRTLVGLKFPTDV is encoded by the coding sequence ATGCTGAAATACGGCATCATCGGGGGTAATGAGAATGCATTGGAATTCATTGACGCCGCAGACATTTCAGAAAAGTGGCAATTAACTGCAGCGTTCACAGAAACAGCGCGAGAAATGGCAGCAATCCGGGAAAAGCATCCGGAAACCGTCTTTTTTTCCGATCTTAATGCGTTTTTCAAAAGTCCAAATTTCACAACTGTCTTCATCAGTTCAAGCTCGCCTAACATGCGCCATTTTCCCCAAATTAAACAAGCAATCCTAGCCGGGAAAAATGTCATCGTTCAACCGCCGGCGCTCACGAACCCGACTGAATTCAAAGAAGTCGAGCAGTTACTTCGCACTCACCCAGAAGTACACTTTTTTGAGGCTGCGTATCCATTACACATGCCTAATTTTCAAAACATCCTGACTGCGGTGCGCAAACTGCCTGCCATCCAAGGAGCAACATTTACCGCTATGCAGGAATTTCCCGGTTATGATGATGTTTTGGCTGGCAAGCGGCTTCAAGGGTTTACCCCCGAGTCAGCAGGAGGTGCCCTGCAAATGCTGGGCTTGTATCCTTTGTATGCTGCGTTTTCGCTTTTTGGTCACCCGAGTAACGGAAACTATTTCGCCACCGCCATCAACACTGGTGCAGACGGGCTTGGCACCATTTTCTTAACTTATCCGGCGTTTAATATCACCATTCATATTGGTATCACCACCGACTCGTTCATGCCTTCTGAAATTTATGGTTTACGTGAAAAGATCGTCATCGACAACATTACCGAACTGCGGCTGATCAATCATTACGATGCAGATCGTCAAAATCACTTGCTTAACACGATCACCTATGAAAACCGATTGACGGGTGAGGCACTTGCTTTTGCCGAAATACTAGAAACGCCGAACGATCCCCAAAATCGCCTTCGCTATCAAACATGGTTGGAACTGGCACGTGACGTGAACACGACCCTATTCCATTTACGAACATTAGTGGGGCTGAAGTTTCCAACTGATGTTTAA
- a CDS encoding DUF3013 family protein, giving the protein MSQMNMLDAIGDKMDQLDFDGDLSLNWDKDAHVIELEITMTAESEAGVEVEDQTGTTVDDGLVTYQDAILFYDETRMHGADYADDYLAIFGFNGKKGIDVATVNALFIYLQDLLDDGQSDLMDFVDGTSDDDTFALNFDEARYEAILAEQPDADNRIFLPYPKY; this is encoded by the coding sequence ATGAGCCAAATGAATATGTTAGATGCAATTGGTGACAAAATGGACCAATTAGATTTTGACGGCGATCTTAGCCTGAACTGGGATAAGGACGCGCATGTGATTGAACTCGAAATCACAATGACGGCTGAAAGTGAAGCCGGCGTTGAAGTGGAAGACCAAACGGGAACAACCGTTGATGATGGCCTGGTTACCTATCAAGATGCCATTCTTTTTTATGACGAAACGCGGATGCACGGCGCCGACTATGCAGATGATTATCTGGCTATTTTTGGATTTAACGGCAAAAAAGGGATTGACGTGGCGACTGTTAATGCTTTGTTCATTTATTTACAGGATCTGCTTGATGACGGGCAAAGCGACTTGATGGATTTCGTGGATGGCACTTCCGATGACGATACATTTGCCTTGAATTTCGATGAAGCGCGGTATGAAGCGATCTTGGCTGAACAGCCCGATGCCGATAATCGGATCTTTTTGCCGTATCCTAAGTATTAG
- a CDS encoding TetR/AcrR family transcriptional regulator produces the protein MADRKIDTDQRIMDKAISMINEHGEESLSLRKLAQGIGLTTGAFYTHFSTKEELLQAVTVLLSRQEQSRMAKKLQTVRKPEEQLLTVASILLRQFKDEPNLMHFLFFNPIARNVLKVDRGEFAFYDQMMQMVEAVIQKRHLSVQPKDLFIQLWAFIQGYGLLLDSDVTEYDAVLVRETLLRLLEA, from the coding sequence ATGGCCGACAGAAAAATCGATACAGACCAGCGAATTATGGACAAAGCTATCAGCATGATTAACGAACATGGGGAAGAATCACTTTCATTAAGAAAATTAGCACAAGGAATCGGATTAACCACAGGTGCATTTTATACGCACTTCTCTACTAAAGAAGAATTACTTCAAGCGGTGACGGTTCTTTTATCACGTCAGGAACAATCACGGATGGCAAAGAAGCTGCAAACAGTTCGTAAACCCGAAGAACAACTGCTTACTGTTGCTTCGATTTTACTTCGACAATTTAAAGATGAACCCAATTTGATGCATTTTCTATTTTTCAATCCGATTGCGCGCAATGTCCTGAAAGTTGATAGAGGAGAGTTTGCATTTTACGATCAAATGATGCAAATGGTGGAAGCAGTGATTCAAAAACGTCACCTGAGCGTACAACCTAAAGATTTATTTATTCAGTTGTGGGCATTTATTCAAGGTTATGGTCTGTTACTTGATAGTGATGTAACAGAATACGATGCGGTATTGGTGCGCGAAACACTTCTGCGCTTATTGGAGGCATAA
- a CDS encoding bacterial Ig-like domain-containing protein, giving the protein MHAKIELKNLTLRKNESFQPEALLVEATDSSGHQVPLENFRMSGEVKPWIPGVYPIVISFTDPESNQQIENKALVTVIQ; this is encoded by the coding sequence ATGCATGCAAAAATTGAACTCAAAAATCTGACCCTGAGGAAAAATGAAAGTTTCCAGCCAGAAGCACTTCTTGTTGAGGCGACTGATTCCTCAGGTCATCAGGTTCCGTTAGAAAATTTCCGCATGTCAGGTGAAGTAAAGCCTTGGATTCCAGGCGTTTATCCAATTGTCATCAGCTTTACTGATCCTGAATCCAACCAGCAAATTGAAAACAAAGCATTGGTCACTGTTATTCAATAA
- a CDS encoding DNA-3-methyladenine glycosylase — MILPWLETQSTLDSARQLLGMKLSLGACSGLIVETEAYLGARDQAAHAFNHRHTTRNHSLFLAAGTVYVYRMRQYCLLNIVTQPVDVPECILIRALEPISGLATMQTRRKQIGIGLTNGPGKLCQALAIDKQLDGTVLNQSGLSLAPTDHRPRNIAVGPRIGIPNKEPWTSAPLRFYVAGNPFVSKIPRRDQDLEMRGWQS; from the coding sequence ATGATATTACCTTGGTTAGAAACCCAGTCGACGCTAGATTCTGCGCGCCAACTGTTGGGCATGAAATTAAGTTTAGGCGCTTGTAGCGGTTTGATTGTTGAAACCGAAGCTTATCTTGGTGCGCGCGATCAGGCTGCCCACGCATTTAACCATCGCCATACCACGCGTAACCATAGCCTTTTTCTGGCGGCTGGTACCGTTTATGTTTATCGAATGCGACAATACTGCTTGTTGAACATTGTGACTCAGCCGGTTGATGTCCCAGAGTGTATTTTAATTCGGGCACTGGAACCGATCAGTGGGCTGGCGACCATGCAGACTCGCCGCAAGCAAATAGGCATCGGCTTAACCAACGGACCGGGCAAATTATGCCAAGCACTAGCGATTGATAAACAGCTTGACGGCACTGTGTTGAATCAGAGCGGGCTGAGCTTGGCACCAACTGATCATCGCCCCCGTAACATTGCCGTTGGACCGCGAATCGGTATTCCTAACAAGGAGCCGTGGACAAGCGCCCCATTGCGGTTTTACGTTGCAGGTAATCCGTTTGTTTCAAAAATACCGCGGCGTGATCAGGATTTAGAAATGAGAGGATGGCAATCATGA